The following are encoded in a window of Sulfurimonas hongkongensis genomic DNA:
- the fabZ gene encoding 3-hydroxyacyl-ACP dehydratase FabZ, translated as MMDVIEIQKIIPHRFPFLLLDRVTNIVKNETLIGYKNVTIGDNVFQGHFPGHPIYPGVMILEGMAQAGGILAFKSMDHMTEKEAANKVVYFMSIDKAKFRSPVKPGDKLEYHISVIKNKGAIWMLEGKAYVDDVLVSQAELKAMIVDK; from the coding sequence ATTATGGATGTTATCGAAATTCAAAAGATTATACCTCATCGCTTCCCTTTTTTACTGCTTGACCGCGTAACTAACATTGTAAAAAATGAAACTCTTATTGGTTATAAAAATGTAACTATTGGCGACAATGTTTTTCAAGGACATTTTCCAGGACACCCTATTTATCCAGGCGTGATGATCTTAGAAGGAATGGCTCAAGCTGGTGGCATACTTGCATTTAAAAGCATGGACCATATGACCGAAAAAGAAGCTGCAAACAAAGTTGTTTACTTTATGAGCATAGATAAAGCCAAGTTTCGCTCCCCTGTAAAACCAGGAGATAAACTAGAATATCATATCAGTGTTATAAAAAATAAAGGCGCTATTTGGATGTTAGAGGGTAAGGCATATGTAGATGATGTTTTAGTTTCTCAAGCTGAGTTAAAAGCTATGATAGTAGATAAATAA